One stretch of Fusobacterium simiae DNA includes these proteins:
- a CDS encoding alanine racemase, producing MKKKELKTPTILLNIKALKNNIKKYQKLCTEYKKELWPMVKTHKSMEIVEMQIKEGATGVLCGTLDEAEACCQKGVKKIMYAYPVASEENIKRIIEMSKKTDFIIRLDSLESAIKINKIAETENVIVNYNIIVDSGLHRFGISLNNLLNFAEELKKLKYLKLRGISSHPGHVYSSTCEADIHQYVIDECETLRKAKELLEKEGYHLEYITSGSTPTFEESVKDSNINVYHPGNYVFLDSIQLSINKAKIEDCALTVLATIISHPSENLFICDAGAKCLGLDQGAHGNNSIIGYGTVINHPEIIVSSLSEEVGKLKIEGQTNLKIGDKIEIIPNHSCSTANLCSYYTVTEGDDVIKSIKVDVRGNSIKRI from the coding sequence ATGAAAAAGAAAGAATTAAAAACACCAACTATTTTATTGAACATTAAAGCCTTAAAAAATAATATTAAAAAATATCAAAAATTATGTACAGAATATAAAAAAGAATTATGGCCAATGGTAAAAACTCACAAAAGTATGGAAATTGTTGAAATGCAGATAAAAGAAGGGGCTACAGGAGTATTATGTGGTACTTTAGATGAAGCAGAGGCATGTTGTCAAAAAGGTGTTAAAAAAATTATGTATGCCTATCCTGTGGCAAGTGAAGAAAATATTAAAAGAATTATTGAAATGAGTAAAAAAACGGATTTTATAATACGTTTAGATTCTTTAGAGTCAGCTATAAAAATCAATAAAATAGCAGAAACTGAAAATGTGATTGTTAATTATAACATCATTGTAGATAGTGGATTACATCGTTTTGGTATATCTTTGAATAATTTGTTAAATTTTGCAGAAGAATTAAAAAAATTAAAGTATTTAAAATTAAGAGGAATTTCATCTCACCCTGGACATGTTTATTCTTCTACTTGTGAAGCAGATATACATCAATATGTTATAGATGAATGTGAAACTTTAAGAAAAGCAAAAGAACTACTTGAAAAAGAAGGATATCACTTAGAATACATTACAAGTGGTTCTACACCTACTTTTGAAGAATCAGTTAAAGACTCAAATATAAATGTATATCATCCTGGAAATTATGTTTTTTTAGATAGTATTCAGTTATCTATAAACAAAGCTAAAATTGAAGATTGTGCATTAACTGTTTTAGCTACAATTATTTCTCATCCTAGTGAAAATCTCTTTATTTGTGATGCAGGGGCTAAATGTCTAGGTTTAGACCAAGGAGCTCATGGTAATAATTCTATTATTGGTTATGGAACTGTAATTAATCATCCAGAAATTATAGTTTCTTCTCTATCTGAAGAAGTTGGAAAATTAAAAATAGAAGGACAAACAAATTTAAAAATAGGAGATAAAATAGAAATTATACCTAATCATTCTTGCTCTACAGCAAATCTATGTAGTTACTATACTGTGACTGAAGGAGATGATGTAATTAAAAGTATCAAAGTTGATGTAAGAGGAAATAGTATTAAAAGAATTTAA
- the dsdA gene encoding D-serine ammonia-lyase — MDIANIIANNTLIKNMINKKEVVWINPKEINYIEYEKNLPIKDQELKEAEERLKRFAPFIKKVFPETEETNGIIESPLEEIFNMQKELEKIYHTEIPGKLYLKMDSHLPVAGSIKARGGVYEVLKHAEELAMEAGLLKLEDDYSILADKKFKDFFSKYKIQVGSTGNLGLSIGITSAALGFQVIVHMSADAKKWKKDMLRSKGVQVIEYESDYGKAVEEGRKNSDADPMSYFVDDEKSMNLFLGYTVAASRIKKQFDETGIVINKEHPLIVYIPCGVGGAPGGVAYGLKRIFKENVYIFFVEPVLAPCMLLGMETGLHEKISVYDVGIHGITHADGLAVARPSGLVGRLMEPILSGIFTVDDYKLYDYLRILNKTENKKIEPSSCAAFEGAVSLLKYEESKKYIENKIGKNINNAYHICWATGGRMVPKEDMEIFLNTYLK, encoded by the coding sequence ATGGATATAGCAAATATTATTGCAAATAACACCTTAATAAAAAATATGATAAATAAAAAAGAAGTTGTTTGGATAAACCCAAAAGAAATAAACTATATAGAGTATGAAAAAAATCTTCCTATTAAGGATCAAGAATTAAAAGAAGCAGAAGAAAGATTAAAACGTTTTGCTCCTTTCATAAAAAAGGTTTTTCCAGAAACAGAAGAAACAAATGGGATTATTGAATCTCCTTTAGAAGAGATATTTAATATGCAAAAAGAACTAGAAAAAATATATCATACTGAAATTCCAGGAAAATTATATTTAAAGATGGATAGTCATCTTCCAGTAGCTGGCTCTATTAAAGCTAGGGGTGGTGTCTATGAAGTTTTAAAACATGCAGAAGAATTAGCAATGGAAGCAGGATTATTAAAATTAGAAGATGATTATTCTATTTTAGCAGATAAAAAATTTAAAGATTTTTTTTCAAAATATAAAATACAGGTTGGCTCTACTGGAAATTTAGGATTAAGTATAGGGATTACAAGTGCTGCTTTAGGATTTCAAGTGATTGTTCACATGTCTGCAGATGCAAAAAAATGGAAAAAAGACATGTTGAGATCTAAAGGAGTTCAAGTCATTGAATATGAAAGTGATTATGGAAAAGCAGTAGAAGAAGGAAGAAAGAACTCTGATGCAGATCCTATGAGTTATTTTGTAGATGATGAAAAATCAATGAATCTATTTTTAGGGTACACAGTGGCTGCTTCAAGAATAAAAAAACAATTTGATGAAACAGGAATTGTAATTAATAAAGAACATCCTCTTATTGTATATATTCCTTGTGGTGTTGGTGGAGCTCCTGGGGGAGTTGCCTATGGACTTAAAAGAATATTTAAAGAAAATGTATATATTTTCTTTGTTGAACCTGTACTAGCTCCTTGTATGCTATTAGGAATGGAAACAGGATTACATGAAAAAATTAGTGTCTATGATGTAGGAATACATGGAATTACACATGCAGATGGTTTAGCAGTTGCAAGACCTTCTGGTTTGGTTGGAAGATTGATGGAACCTATTTTAAGTGGAATTTTTACTGTAGATGATTACAAACTGTATGACTATTTGAGAATTTTAAACAAAACAGAAAATAAAAAAATTGAACCTTCTTCTTGTGCAGCGTTTGAAGGAGCAGTTTCTCTATTAAAGTATGAAGAAAGCAAAAAATATATTGAAAATAAAATTGGAAAAAATATTAATAATGCATATCATATATGCTGGGCAACAGGTGGAAGAATGGTTCCTAAAGAAGATATGGAGATATTTTTAAATACTTATTTGAAATAA
- a CDS encoding GntP family permease yields the protein MSVTFTIVAILLSILLLVLLTIKVKLHPFFALTISAFFFGLISGHSIPDIIGAYSDGLGGTIAGIGVVIAIGTVMGALLENSGAAETMAETILKITGKKNADIGLAVTGYFVSIPVFCDSAFVLLSPLAKRVSKDTSGSMTTMAVALAMGLHATHMLVPPTPGPLAVAGILGSNLGLVILCGMIVSLPVTIVAIIAGRVFGKKYYFLPEIEEVHTDEKAKKLPSPFMSFSPIIIPIFLMLLKTVGSLESKPFGTGILYRIIDSLGQTIIALFIGLIIAFFTYKSVYPDDKNVWTFDGIFGESLKTAGQIVLIVGAGGAFATVLKLSNLQEIVMNLFSGISIGIIVPYIIGAIFRTAIGSGTVGMITAASMLLPLLDILGFNTPMGLVIAMLACAAGGFMVFHGNDDFFWVVVSTSGMKPEVAYKTFPIISVFQSVTALVCVFILKIIFL from the coding sequence ATGAGTGTAACATTTACTATTGTAGCTATTTTATTATCAATATTATTACTGGTTTTATTAACAATTAAAGTTAAACTTCATCCATTCTTTGCATTAACAATCAGTGCTTTTTTCTTTGGATTAATATCAGGGCATTCAATTCCTGATATAATTGGAGCATACTCAGATGGACTTGGAGGAACAATTGCTGGAATAGGAGTAGTTATAGCAATTGGAACTGTTATGGGAGCTCTATTAGAAAATAGTGGTGCTGCGGAAACTATGGCCGAAACTATTTTAAAAATTACAGGAAAGAAAAATGCTGATATTGGCCTAGCCGTTACAGGTTATTTTGTTTCTATTCCTGTTTTTTGTGATTCTGCATTTGTTTTATTGTCTCCATTAGCAAAAAGAGTAAGTAAAGATACAAGTGGAAGTATGACTACAATGGCAGTAGCATTAGCAATGGGGCTTCATGCAACTCACATGTTGGTTCCGCCAACTCCTGGTCCTTTAGCCGTTGCTGGAATTTTAGGTTCCAACTTAGGATTAGTTATTTTATGTGGAATGATTGTTTCTCTTCCTGTAACAATTGTTGCCATTATTGCAGGAAGAGTTTTTGGAAAAAAATATTATTTTCTTCCTGAAATAGAAGAAGTTCACACAGATGAGAAAGCTAAAAAATTACCAAGTCCTTTTATGAGCTTTTCACCTATTATAATACCAATATTTTTAATGCTGTTAAAAACAGTCGGAAGTTTGGAATCAAAACCTTTTGGAACAGGAATACTATATCGTATTATTGATTCTTTAGGTCAAACTATAATAGCATTATTTATTGGACTTATTATAGCATTTTTTACATATAAATCTGTTTATCCAGATGATAAAAATGTTTGGACTTTTGATGGAATATTTGGAGAATCTTTAAAAACAGCAGGACAAATTGTATTAATTGTTGGAGCAGGAGGAGCTTTTGCAACAGTATTAAAATTGTCTAATTTACAAGAAATCGTAATGAATTTGTTTTCAGGAATTTCCATAGGAATTATTGTTCCTTATATTATTGGTGCAATTTTTAGAACTGCAATAGGTTCTGGAACAGTTGGTATGATAACTGCTGCTTCTATGTTACTACCACTATTAGATATTCTTGGATTTAATACACCAATGGGATTAGTAATTGCTATGTTGGCTTGTGCAGCTGGTGGATTTATGGTTTTTCATGGAAATGATGACTTTTTCTGGGTTGTTGTTTCTACATCAGGAATGAAACCTGAAGTCGCCTATAAAACTTTTCCAATTATCAGTGTATTTCAGTCTGTAACTGCACTTGTCTGTGTTTTTATATTAAAAATTATTTTCTTATAA